TTGTTGGGCAGGATCTCACGGATGCCGAAGAATCCCAATTCTTCCAGCTCCTCGATGCTCTTCACGCCATTCTGTTCCAGCAGGGAGGCGATGAGGATGTTGCGCAGCGCAGTATCATAACCGGCTTTGAAGAGCTCGTTCTCAGTGACGGGAGCTTCTTGTCTCAAGTTGAAGACATGGTTGCGGCAGAGCTGGTAGGAAGTTGCTCCCCCCTTGTTGTTCGATTGTCTCACCTGAAAGGAGAGGATGCCATGCTGGTTGTAAAAGATCGTATCAGAGATGCTTTCGTAATAGGAATAGAAGCTTTCAGCGGTGGAAAGACCCTCGTGGTCATGGTCCAGCACTTCATCCTGCATCATTTCATCGGGTGTCACAGTTGAGCCCGCATTCTCGCGATAGATGGCAGCATCACGGCTGTAGTTCTCCTCATAGTTTCTGACATACTCCTCTATGGCCGCCGTCGGTTTCAGATTGTGGTAGGCCGGTCCGAAAAGCGCCGTTACGAAGTAACGCTGCAGGGTATCCAGGTTTGTCCCTTCGCTGTCAATGGGATAGATCACATGGAGACGGATGTCACAGTAGGGATTGGCTGTGTCCCCCCCCAGGTGGCGGCGCGATTCGATGTGGATGGTGTCCAACGTCAGTTTATTGGCCGTCCGGTTCAACCCATTTCCACCTTCACCACAGGAGCTTATGAGAAACGTTGCGGCTATCATTAGTGAGCTGATCAGCAGCAGAAAAAATCTTCTCTCCATATAAGAACGATGTTATATTCTTTTGCAAAATTACACTTTATTATCGACATCAGCCCTTTTTCCAGCCGAAAATGAACTGCAGAAACAAAAAGGGGGGGCATGTAAATGCACCCCACCCTCTTGAATCATTTTGCAGTGAGCCTAATAGGCATGTCCGTCGTTGTTCAGATCATCAAGGCTTAGTTTCTTTCGCTCCAGTGCCCTCCAGGCATAGAAGATATAAGCAGCCACCACCGGTACAAGCAGTGACACCACCGCCATGGTCGAGAGTGTGAACTCGCTTGAAGATGAATTCTGCAGGGTAAGCGAACTCTGTAAATCAACCGACGAAGGGTAATAAGCGGTGTTGTTGTAACCGGCAATCAGCAATAACATGGTCACCGTGACGATAGTACCTGCACCGGCGTACCAGATCCCATTCTTAAACTCAGCACTGAATACTGTTCGTATGATACCATAAAGCACGGCAACCACCCCCAGGAGGAAGAGCACCATCACCAGCGGCATCTCGATGAAGTTGTTCAGGT
This genomic window from Dysgonomonadaceae bacterium zrk40 contains:
- a CDS encoding DUF3298 domain-containing protein, whose protein sequence is MERRFFLLLISSLMIAATFLISSCGEGGNGLNRTANKLTLDTIHIESRRHLGGDTANPYCDIRLHVIYPIDSEGTNLDTLQRYFVTALFGPAYHNLKPTAAIEEYVRNYEENYSRDAAIYRENAGSTVTPDEMMQDEVLDHDHEGLSTAESFYSYYESISDTIFYNQHGILSFQVRQSNNKGGATSYQLCRNHVFNLRQEAPVTENELFKAGYDTALRNILIASLLEQNGVKSIEELEELGFFGIREILPNKNFLLNGKGIVYTFNKGEYSAYQLDAQEIMIPYGTIRSLLRENSVASKLADLK